One window of the Klebsiella oxytoca genome contains the following:
- a CDS encoding YfgG family protein, giving the protein MRKRHRFNRRMTRIVLLISFIFFFGRFVYSSIGAWYHHQDKKQSQPSTIIVEPSDSLKTPIQK; this is encoded by the coding sequence ATGCGTAAACGACATCGATTTAACCGTCGCATGACCCGTATCGTACTGCTTATCAGCTTTATCTTTTTCTTTGGACGCTTCGTCTACTCCTCTATCGGTGCCTGGTACCATCATCAGGACAAAAAGCAATCGCAGCCATCAACTATCATCGTTGAACCTTCTGATTCACTGAAAACGCCGATCCAAAAATAA
- a CDS encoding fimbrial protein, with protein MKKSVVSTSIFAVFALAAFSAQAASTGTITFNGELTDTTCEVDINGQGSDATVILPTVGVNQLTASGDTTGRTSFNMNISDCVIGTEGGHSKVSAFFQPGNTVDLSTGRLKNVGGSATNVDLRLLDASNSYAPINVGNTDQVDGMAYVDINADGTALLPYAVEYFANAQTTPGTVTSSVVYNLQYK; from the coding sequence ATGAAAAAGTCAGTCGTCAGTACCTCAATCTTTGCTGTTTTCGCTCTCGCAGCATTTTCCGCCCAGGCAGCTTCCACCGGGACCATTACTTTTAACGGTGAGCTGACCGACACCACCTGCGAAGTGGATATTAACGGCCAGGGCTCCGACGCGACCGTCATCCTGCCGACCGTCGGCGTGAACCAGCTGACCGCCAGCGGCGACACCACCGGTCGTACTTCCTTCAACATGAACATCTCCGACTGCGTGATTGGCACCGAAGGCGGCCACTCTAAAGTCTCGGCGTTCTTCCAGCCGGGTAACACCGTTGATCTGAGCACCGGTCGTCTGAAAAACGTCGGCGGCAGCGCCACTAACGTTGACCTGCGCCTGCTGGATGCTTCCAACAGCTATGCGCCGATTAACGTAGGTAACACCGATCAGGTTGATGGCATGGCCTATGTCGACATCAACGCTGACGGTACCGCACTGCTGCCGTACGCCGTTGAATACTTCGCGAATGCGCAGACCACCCCGGGCACCGTCACCAGCAGCGTCGTTTATAACCTGCAGTACAAGTAA
- a CDS encoding LysR family transcriptional regulator, translating to MTMLNLGNLATFRLVVQRGSFSAVADLLGLSQPAVSLQVRQLEQFLQTRLLERTGRGIKATAAGVALLAHSEQIEQAVNAAVQSVSEFNREVSGSITLGTGATACIHLLPPLLLKLREQHPLLTVGVATGNTLDIVRAVEENRLDLGLVTLPVSGRNLAVTAVMDEEFVGILASDRDVLPSALTPEVLQMLPFIAFESGSGTRDLIDSWFLADGRRIAPVMQLGSIEAIKRMVCAGLGYSIVPRTAVEHEQDRIGLNVQSLTPLLYRQLGIVMRQDKIISKGIAELLRLLSRVVSN from the coding sequence ATGACGATGCTCAATCTGGGAAATCTGGCGACGTTCCGCCTGGTCGTACAGCGTGGAAGCTTCTCAGCAGTTGCTGACCTGCTGGGGCTGTCGCAGCCTGCGGTGAGCCTGCAGGTGCGTCAGCTGGAGCAATTTCTGCAGACCAGACTGCTTGAGCGAACGGGGCGAGGTATCAAAGCGACGGCGGCAGGAGTTGCGCTGCTGGCGCATAGCGAGCAGATTGAACAGGCGGTGAACGCCGCGGTGCAATCAGTTAGCGAGTTTAATCGTGAAGTCAGCGGCTCGATAACGCTGGGTACCGGCGCAACGGCCTGTATCCATCTTTTGCCACCGCTGTTGTTAAAGCTGCGCGAACAGCATCCGCTACTGACCGTTGGAGTCGCCACCGGTAATACTCTGGATATTGTTCGAGCTGTTGAAGAAAATCGCCTTGATTTAGGGTTAGTTACGCTCCCGGTGAGCGGACGTAACCTGGCTGTGACGGCAGTTATGGATGAAGAGTTTGTCGGTATTCTGGCTAGCGATAGGGATGTTTTGCCGTCAGCGCTGACTCCTGAAGTTTTGCAGATGCTGCCGTTTATCGCGTTTGAATCGGGGAGCGGAACCCGGGATCTGATCGATAGCTGGTTTCTCGCAGACGGGCGGAGGATTGCGCCCGTAATGCAGTTAGGCAGTATTGAGGCTATCAAACGTATGGTATGTGCGGGACTGGGATACAGCATTGTACCGCGTACGGCGGTAGAGCATGAGCAGGATCGCATCGGCTTAAATGTGCAATCCTTGACTCCGCTATTGTATCGTCAGCTAGGCATCGTAATGAGGCAGGATAAAATCATCAGCAAAGGTATTGCTGAGCTTCTGCGTTTGCTGTCGCGAGTAGTAAGCAATTAG
- a CDS encoding winged helix-turn-helix domain-containing protein, translating to MSDRSKKVQLTGPSARCLELLLSRKDLVLQNDFYEYAWQGSGFIPSPNTLYQSISVIRRAFREICENETDYILTETRKGFRLNPTVTVLAKMQDFNEGDCEKNENGIDTSDQTVEPVIYQNRKLTHFTTMAFILIIMMMSGTLTFEIYGTQTRGYKFFENYSGPVFMPGSACKFFLSPKNGKDRLSILNLSFLKCQHQYFVYVTILPYSPNISVISCDRPINLRPKKCEVMDLRDENVF from the coding sequence GTGTCTGATAGAAGTAAAAAAGTGCAATTAACAGGCCCTTCAGCTCGCTGCCTGGAGTTATTGCTCTCCAGAAAAGACCTGGTGCTACAAAATGATTTCTATGAGTATGCCTGGCAAGGGAGTGGGTTTATCCCATCACCTAATACTTTGTATCAGAGCATATCTGTCATTCGTCGGGCATTCAGAGAGATATGTGAAAATGAGACTGATTATATTCTGACTGAAACCAGGAAAGGCTTTCGACTAAACCCAACGGTAACCGTGTTGGCTAAAATGCAGGATTTTAACGAGGGGGACTGTGAAAAAAATGAGAATGGAATAGATACATCAGATCAAACTGTTGAACCCGTGATTTACCAAAACAGAAAGCTAACTCACTTTACAACAATGGCATTTATACTAATTATCATGATGATGTCAGGTACGTTAACTTTTGAAATATATGGTACACAAACAAGAGGCTACAAATTCTTTGAAAACTACAGCGGTCCAGTTTTTATGCCCGGGAGTGCGTGTAAGTTTTTTCTATCTCCCAAAAATGGTAAAGACCGATTATCTATTTTGAATTTATCATTTTTGAAATGTCAGCATCAATATTTTGTTTATGTAACCATACTCCCCTATTCACCTAATATCTCAGTTATTTCGTGCGATAGACCTATAAATTTGAGACCAAAAAAATGTGAAGTCATGGACTTGAGAGATGAAAATGTATTTTAA
- a CDS encoding MFS transporter codes for MNTPAKLLAAPRFVTLTAGCNQLINWGISFYMPGTFARSIAQETDWAIAEIYLGLTLAMFMMAIISPFVARLLARFGGQRVVVTGTLMISAGCLIMAYVHSLTGWYAAWLLTGVGMRLALYDALFAALVNIYGQRARLSISRVTLAGGLASALFWPLGAWLLTQTDWRHALLMYALFGVLSATLLWGMPNTKLPLPIRVKKSQRLSKHDRRPALLYASLIALITFVSNGTSTHLPEFIASFGLPVAVGMLWGIGQTGARFLEVVSGSILTPLKLTILTTFLMPLCFVVGLSGPYLSWCAGAFVLGYGAINGLTTVFKATLPLQLFAAEDYAQRTGVLLIPAQLLAAISPFAYAWMNHYLGMSGSLAVSAALALLVTGLAIMIAINQYRVTAAARQNELIENDANNPETLTQPQD; via the coding sequence ATGAATACACCTGCAAAATTACTCGCTGCACCGCGCTTTGTCACTCTTACCGCCGGATGCAATCAGCTTATTAACTGGGGAATATCGTTTTATATGCCCGGTACTTTCGCCAGGTCTATCGCTCAGGAAACCGACTGGGCCATAGCCGAAATCTACTTAGGTCTTACTCTTGCTATGTTCATGATGGCGATTATCTCCCCGTTTGTCGCCAGGCTACTGGCCCGCTTTGGCGGCCAACGGGTCGTCGTGACCGGTACCCTGATGATTTCAGCAGGCTGTCTGATAATGGCTTACGTCCATAGCCTGACGGGCTGGTACGCCGCCTGGCTCCTGACCGGTGTCGGTATGAGGCTGGCGCTTTACGACGCGCTTTTCGCCGCGCTGGTAAATATCTATGGACAGCGCGCCAGGTTATCCATCTCGCGCGTGACTCTGGCCGGAGGATTGGCCTCGGCTCTGTTCTGGCCGCTTGGCGCATGGTTACTGACGCAGACGGACTGGCGGCACGCTCTCCTGATGTATGCCCTGTTCGGCGTGCTTAGCGCTACGCTGCTATGGGGAATGCCGAATACCAAATTACCGTTGCCGATAAGGGTGAAAAAAAGCCAGCGGCTTTCAAAGCACGATCGACGTCCGGCTCTGCTTTACGCATCGTTAATTGCGCTGATTACCTTCGTCTCAAACGGCACGTCGACGCATCTTCCGGAGTTTATCGCCAGCTTCGGGCTGCCTGTCGCAGTGGGGATGCTGTGGGGAATTGGGCAAACGGGCGCTCGTTTTCTCGAAGTCGTGTCGGGTTCCATACTAACGCCGCTGAAGCTAACGATATTGACGACCTTTTTGATGCCTCTCTGCTTCGTCGTTGGTCTGAGTGGGCCTTATCTCTCCTGGTGCGCAGGAGCATTTGTATTAGGCTACGGCGCGATCAATGGCCTGACAACCGTATTTAAAGCCACTCTACCGCTGCAGCTTTTTGCCGCCGAGGATTATGCCCAGCGGACCGGTGTTCTTTTGATTCCCGCCCAGCTTCTGGCCGCCATATCGCCGTTTGCCTACGCATGGATGAATCATTATCTTGGGATGTCAGGCAGCTTAGCGGTCTCTGCCGCTCTGGCGCTGCTGGTGACAGGGTTAGCAATAATGATTGCTATCAATCAATACAGAGTAACAGCGGCCGCCCGGCAAAATGAATTGATAGAAAATGACGCCAATAACCCAGAGACTCTAACTCAACCACAGGATTAG
- a CDS encoding molecular chaperone → MIPLSLIRTFAKVTCIAAAAVAWSSHASVIVNGTRVIYNGNEKEVSVRLTNTGTLPVLVQSWIDEGDMNARPDRIRTPFTLTPPINRINADKSQTLRISYTGSPALPQDKESVYWLNLLEVPASKKDEKLNKLQVAFRTRIKLFYRPAALTDKAKVTEAAEKIKWTFSGGKLIASNSSPYFISLVSVSLKNAGKNGSIEGEMVPPMGSYTFNLPASVRAGTGSLLTYEYVNDWGALRKVEYTL, encoded by the coding sequence ATGATACCGTTATCCCTTATCCGGACATTCGCTAAAGTCACCTGTATTGCCGCTGCCGCCGTGGCCTGGTCATCCCACGCCAGCGTTATCGTCAACGGGACCCGCGTCATTTACAACGGAAATGAAAAGGAAGTGTCTGTCCGGCTTACGAATACCGGCACGCTCCCGGTTCTGGTACAAAGCTGGATTGATGAGGGCGATATGAACGCCAGGCCGGATCGTATCCGTACGCCCTTTACCCTGACGCCGCCGATCAACCGTATTAATGCCGATAAAAGTCAGACCCTCAGAATCAGCTATACAGGTTCACCGGCCCTGCCGCAGGACAAGGAGTCCGTTTACTGGCTTAACCTTCTTGAGGTGCCGGCATCCAAAAAAGACGAAAAATTAAATAAACTGCAGGTAGCTTTTCGTACCCGAATAAAACTTTTTTACCGCCCGGCCGCCCTCACTGACAAAGCAAAAGTCACCGAAGCGGCTGAAAAAATTAAGTGGACTTTTTCCGGGGGAAAACTGATTGCATCTAATTCCTCGCCCTATTTTATTTCGCTGGTGTCCGTTTCGCTGAAAAACGCCGGCAAAAATGGCTCGATTGAAGGTGAAATGGTTCCTCCAATGGGCAGCTATACCTTTAATTTGCCGGCATCCGTACGTGCAGGCACCGGCTCATTATTAACGTATGAATATGTGAATGACTGGGGTGCCCTCAGGAAAGTCGAATACACGTTATAA